From a region of the Gordonia sp. PP30 genome:
- a CDS encoding nitroreductase family deazaflavin-dependent oxidoreductase, translating into MSETPELSPTDWVREQTEKIIETGTTDSVGINGMKVVLFTTTGAKSGKKRYVPLMRVEENGKYAMVASKGGAPQHPAWYHNVKANPAVTVQDGDVVTEGTARELSGDEREHWWSLAVAAYPPYAEYQTKTDRQIPVFLIE; encoded by the coding sequence ATGAGCGAGACACCGGAACTGAGCCCCACCGACTGGGTGCGCGAGCAGACCGAGAAGATCATCGAGACCGGCACCACCGACTCGGTCGGGATCAACGGGATGAAGGTGGTGCTCTTCACCACGACGGGCGCGAAATCCGGGAAGAAGCGCTACGTGCCGCTGATGCGCGTCGAGGAGAACGGCAAGTACGCGATGGTCGCCTCCAAGGGCGGCGCACCGCAGCATCCGGCCTGGTATCACAACGTGAAGGCGAATCCGGCGGTGACCGTGCAGGACGGTGACGTGGTCACCGAGGGCACCGCCCGCGAACTGTCCGGCGACGAGCGTGAACACTGGTGGTCCCTCGCCGTCGCGGCCTACCCGCCGTACGCCGAATATCAGACCAAGACCGACCGGCAGATCCCGGTGTTCCTCATCGAATGA
- a CDS encoding ROK family protein codes for MTSTLDRRVTIRQAQNATLRQRPRPAARVSAPHAGVASLQLSTKAAALVLRTARVSGPVFRDDTAALTGLSISTVNRQVSALLKAGLIRERADLTPPGAVGRPRVPFEINTGDFLTVGIHIGFRTTSITTHDLQHRVVGAINIPTPQAATPEQVVAAIGVSARRFADRWVGKRLLWGGVAIGGRVAGKGVVDHPRLGWSGVRVGELIARELGLPVSVASHVEAMAAAELVVNPAESSQNFLYFYAREMAGIAFSVDGTVHTPAAGPPTIGHFPTGETRLLDPEKTGRLEEAIGDSGVLRAAAAAGLDVDSLEALRHAARSGNAVAHDILAERAEILGRTVALISDIFNPDHVILGGQAFTDYPEALPVVSKALRATSVITNRDVRVARSAITVQQKAAGAVALDAIYADPLDALSHTA; via the coding sequence ATGACCTCCACCCTCGACCGACGCGTCACCATTCGACAGGCCCAGAATGCGACCCTCCGCCAGCGACCGCGCCCGGCGGCCCGGGTGAGCGCCCCGCACGCCGGTGTCGCCAGTCTCCAACTCTCCACCAAGGCCGCCGCGCTGGTACTGCGGACCGCCCGCGTCTCCGGACCGGTGTTCCGCGACGACACCGCCGCCCTCACCGGCCTCTCCATCTCGACCGTCAATCGCCAGGTGAGTGCGCTGCTCAAGGCCGGCCTGATCCGCGAACGCGCCGATCTGACGCCGCCCGGCGCCGTGGGCCGCCCGCGGGTGCCCTTCGAGATCAACACCGGCGACTTCCTGACCGTCGGCATCCACATCGGTTTCCGCACCACCTCGATCACCACCCACGACCTGCAGCACCGGGTGGTGGGTGCCATCAACATCCCCACCCCGCAGGCCGCGACACCCGAGCAGGTGGTCGCCGCGATCGGAGTGAGCGCACGACGCTTCGCCGACCGCTGGGTGGGTAAGCGCCTCCTCTGGGGCGGTGTCGCCATCGGTGGCCGCGTCGCCGGGAAGGGCGTCGTCGACCACCCGCGACTGGGCTGGAGCGGTGTCCGCGTGGGTGAACTGATCGCCCGGGAACTCGGTCTTCCGGTGTCGGTGGCCTCGCACGTGGAGGCCATGGCCGCCGCCGAGCTGGTGGTGAACCCGGCCGAGTCGAGCCAGAACTTCCTCTACTTCTACGCCCGCGAAATGGCCGGCATCGCGTTCAGCGTGGACGGCACCGTCCACACCCCGGCCGCCGGCCCGCCGACCATCGGGCACTTCCCGACCGGCGAGACCCGGCTGCTCGACCCGGAGAAGACCGGACGCCTGGAAGAGGCGATCGGTGACTCGGGCGTGCTGCGGGCCGCGGCGGCGGCCGGCCTGGACGTCGACTCGCTGGAGGCGTTGCGGCACGCCGCGCGCAGCGGAAACGCCGTCGCCCACGACATCCTCGCCGAGCGCGCCGAGATCCTCGGCCGCACGGTGGCGCTGATCTCGGACATCTTCAACCCGGATCACGTGATTCTCGGCGGCCAGGCGTTCACCGACTACCCCGAGGCCCTGCCGGTGGTGTCCAAGGCGCTGCGCGCCACGTCGGTGATCACCAATCGCGACGTCCGCGTGGCCCGCTCGGCGATCACCGTCCAGCAGAAGGCGGCCGGCGCCGTCGCCCTCGACGCGATCTACGCCGACCCGCTCGACGCCCTCAGCCACACCGCCTGA
- a CDS encoding type IV toxin-antitoxin system AbiEi family antitoxin domain-containing protein, with protein sequence MGRPDLAKLRRLLAKQDGVVTLKQTAGCGLHRSGVARRCASGEWETVGPGVFHAVDHYLTPHARIRAAVWSCGKCAALCGPAAAFWRGYTRSAPATIHVNVPRGRSTRKPLAKSLGVVQLWNRTLKDVDLYEVRSVAVTSPAMTVLDSAALLGMEFLDRVLQAEKVTLEDLVIADARYQGRRGAGIVAPMLDAAAAGARSPAERRALAVLLDAHDLPPYVLNYPAADPYEVDVAFVEHKLAVEIDGFAYHSDAEAFQHDRTRGNALTGAGWTVLHFTWADIVERPAQTLAIIRHHLALAERRTA encoded by the coding sequence ATGGGACGACCGGATCTGGCGAAACTGCGGCGCCTCCTGGCGAAGCAGGACGGCGTCGTGACGCTCAAGCAGACTGCGGGGTGCGGGTTGCACCGGTCGGGGGTGGCCCGCCGGTGCGCCTCCGGGGAATGGGAGACCGTCGGGCCGGGAGTCTTTCACGCGGTGGACCACTACCTGACCCCGCACGCACGGATCCGCGCGGCGGTCTGGAGCTGCGGGAAGTGCGCCGCGCTCTGCGGCCCCGCGGCCGCGTTCTGGCGCGGCTACACCCGAAGTGCTCCGGCGACGATCCACGTCAACGTCCCGCGCGGCCGGAGCACTCGGAAGCCGCTCGCCAAGAGCCTCGGCGTGGTGCAGTTGTGGAACCGGACCCTGAAGGACGTCGACCTCTACGAGGTACGGAGCGTCGCCGTGACCTCACCGGCCATGACCGTTCTCGACTCGGCCGCCCTGCTGGGCATGGAGTTTCTCGACCGGGTGTTGCAGGCCGAGAAGGTGACCCTCGAAGACCTGGTCATCGCCGATGCGCGCTACCAGGGCCGGCGGGGCGCCGGCATCGTCGCCCCGATGCTCGACGCCGCCGCGGCCGGCGCGCGATCGCCCGCGGAACGTCGTGCCCTGGCGGTGCTGCTCGATGCGCACGACCTGCCGCCCTACGTACTGAACTATCCGGCCGCGGACCCCTACGAGGTGGACGTCGCCTTCGTCGAGCACAAGCTCGCCGTGGAGATCGACGGCTTCGCATATCACTCCGACGCGGAGGCGTTCCAGCACGACCGGACCCGCGGCAACGCGCTCACCGGAGCGGGCTGGACGGTGCTGCACTTCACCTGGGCCGACATCGTGGAACGCCCGGCGCAGACCCTCGCGATCATCCGGCACCACCTCGCCCTCGCCGAACGACGTACGGCCTGA